The sequence below is a genomic window from Leptotrichia trevisanii DSM 22070.
TTGCACTTACTACAGCGTCAACAACTTTGTTCTTGAATTCATTTTCAGCTCTTGCTTCTTCTCTTTTTGTAATATTTTCTCTAGTTTTAGCTGTCATATCTTCAACAGAGTCAAATCCCAATTCTTTTGCCAAATCATCATTTAATTCAGCTTCTTCTTTTCTCTTAATTGAATTTACTTTTACTTTGAATAAAGCTGGTTTTCCTTTTAGGCTTTCAGCGTGATATTCTGCAGGGAATGTAACATTTACATCAAATTCATCGCCTTTTTTGTGTCCTGCGATTTGATCTTCAAAAGTGTCAATAAAGCTGTGAGAACCTAATGTCAAGTCATACCCTTCAGCTTTTCCTCCGTCAAATGCTTTCCCATCTATAAATCCTTCAAAATTGATGTTTACAACATCATCATTTTTAGCTTCTTCATTTTCTGCAACTTCTTTTAATTTTGCAGCATTTTCTCTTAATTTTTCGATTTCTTCATTTACTTTTTCGTCAGTAATTTCCACTTTTTCCTTTTCTACTTCCACACCTTTATATTGCCCTAATTCAAATGAAGGCAATACAGGTATTGTAAATACTACTTCAACTTTGTCATCATTAAGCTCATATTTTTCAAGTTTAATATCAGCAATTGGTTTTAATTCATTTTCTGCAATCGCTTTTCTGTATTCGTCAGAAATAATATGGTTTAAGATTTCCCCTTCAATATCTTTCTTAAATTTTTTTTCAATAACTTTTGCAGGTACATGCCCTGGACGGAATCCGTCAACTTTTGCATCTTTGAAATGTACTAAAACGTGTTCCTTTAAGTGTTTTAATTCTTCTCCTTCTCTAACTGCTGATACTTCATAAGTAGATTCATTTAATTTTTTTACTGCCATTTCTTTAATTCCTCCTAAATTTTTTTATTATATATAATTTTTTTTAATTAATTCATTTTATTTAAAATCCTTTATTTTCAGTTCGATAAATAAATCCGAATGAACAGATTTAAATATCGGTGTATAAACCATTTTAAACTTTTTCTTATAAAAATTATTTGTCTTCAATTTATGTCCTAAATTATATCCAATTACCGAAATAATACGGTTATTCTTTCTGACAAATCCCTTAAAATGCCGATTATTTATCCCGAATCTCGTTAAATTCAGAAAATTAATGTCTGAATCCATAAAGTTTGGTTCCTGATTATCCAGCCCAAAAGGTGATAGCCTATTTATCTCATGTAATTTTCTTTTGTTTAAATGCTCGATATTCAGCCATGCATCTACATGTAAAGTTTTTTGCACATTTTCCCTGTTCTTTTTAGCAAGCCTTTGCCGCAAATGTTTTTCAATTTCGCCTAAATATTTTTCCGAAATAAGAAATCCTGCCGCCAAGTCATGTCCTCCAAATCGCTCCAATTTATCTGACACACTTTTTAAAATATCAAAAATGTTAATTCCTTCGATACTTCTACACGATGCCTTTCCATATCCGTTTTTTATTGAAATAAGAATTACTGGAATATTGTATTTTATTGAGATTCTTGAACATACTACACCTATTACGCCAGAATGCCATTTCCTGCTTTTCATAAAAATATATTTTGGACGTTCTAGTCGCTGTATTTTTTCTTCCAGCTCATTATAAATCTCATTTTCCAAATAACGTCTGATTTTATTAGCTCGCTTCATTTCCTCAATAATCGAGAAAAGTTTAAAGTCATCTTCCTGAATAAAGAAATTTACAACAATTTTTGAATTATCAATTCTTCCAAGTGCATTAAAAATTGGTGCAATGAAAAATCCAATATCACTGGTTGTTATATTTCTAGGATTTATCTTCAAATAGTTAATGATATACTTCAAACCTTTTATTTTGGTTTTTTTTAGGTTATTTAACCCTTTTTTTATGATAAACCTGTTTTCATCCGTCATTGGCACAACATCTGCAACTGTCCCAATCATTATAATATCCATATAATCATACAGTATTTTTTTATTTACACCATATCTTTCATAGACAGCATCAGCGAGTTTAAAGGCAACTCCTGAGCCTGACAGGGATTTATTAGGATAAGTCTCACTAGTCTTTGGATTTATTGTAAGAATGCCTAATTCTTTTTCCTGCTCCTTATCCTCCAGCACCCCAATCTGTCTATGATGATCCGTTATAATTATGTCAATGCCACTATTTTTTAACATTAATATCTCTTCACGGTTATTTATTGAAATATCAACTGTTATAAACAATTTTGCATCCCGTTTTTTCAGAAAATTCAAAAGATTTTTATTTATACCTATTCCCTCGTGAACACGATTTGGAATGTAATAATCGACATTAAGCCCCAATTTTCGAAGCATTATTACCAGATATGCCACTCCAGAAATACCGTCAACGTCATAATCTCCATAAATTACAATTTTTTCTTTATTTCTTCCAGCTTTTTTTATTCTTTCTACGACTTTTTCCATATTTTCAAACAAAAATGGATTATGTATGTCCCCCTTGTCTGAATTTAAAAATTTAGAAACTTTTTCCTTCGTATTAATTTCCCGATTTAAAAGCAATCTTGAAATTAACCTGCTTTCACCAAATTCAGAACTTTTTGATGTCAAATAATCTTCATTATAGCTTTTTAATTCCCATTTCATTACAAGATTAATCGCTTCCTTTTTTGTATAGTTGCAGGACTGCCTCAAAATTCAATTTATTTTTATAATTTTCAAAACAGCCCAGTATTTCTGTTATTCGATATTGTCGTTTTCCTTTTTTATTTCATTCAATATCGAAGCAATTTTCACACCATATTCAACGCTGTCATCCAGATGAATCCTTACTTCTGGAACAAATCTTATCGACAGCTGTGAACCAATTTTTTTTCTAAAAAAACCTTTTAATTTATTCAAATCTTCAGCGATTTTTTCCTTGTTTATATTATCTTTCAAATCCAATATCGAGAAGGTTAAATCAAGGTATCGCCCATCTTTTGTCAGCTCAACCTTGTGAATTGACACAAGATTTTTTATTTTATCATTTTTTATATCTGTCAAAAGCGTCATTCCGATAATTCTTGATATTTCCTTCTCCAGTCCTCTTTTTCTTCTGTCATTCATACAATTATCACCTATCTATCTGTTATCTTGGGATTTCTTCCATAATGTATGATTCAATGATATCCCCGGCTTTAATATCATTAAAGTCCTGAATACCAATTCCACATTCCTGTCCCGTTACAACTTCCTTAACATCATCCTTAAATCGTTTCAATGAACCTAATTCACCGTTAAAAATAATAATTCCATCACGAATCACACGAATTTTCGAGTCTTTTGTAACTTTTCCGTCAACAACGCTAGCTCCAGCGACATTCCCAACGTTTGATACCTTGAATACTTGCTTAACTTCGATTCTTCCGTAGTAAACTTCCTTGTATTCTGGATCAAGCATTCCTTTCATCGCTTTTTCAATTTCCTCAGTTGCGTGGTAGATCACGTTATAGTTTCTAATTTCCACTCCCGTTTTTTCAGCAATGATTCTGGCTGGTGTCGTTGGACGCACGTTAAATGCGATTATAATTGCATTCGATGCTTCTGCAAGTTTTACGTCCCCTTCCGTTACAGCTCCTGCACTTCCCTGAATTACATTAATCACAACTTTTTCAGTATTAAGTTTTTCAAGCGATTCCCTAAGCGCCTCAACAGAACCTCTTGAATCGGCCCTTATGATGCATTTCAATTCTTTTAATTCCTGCTCTTCCAGCTCTTGAGATAAACTTTCCAGTGAAATATGTTTTTTCTTGTTCTGCTCATTTACTTTTCTTTCCCTGATAAAGTCCTCAACAATTTTCTTAGCCTGTTTATCGCTTTCTACGCCGTACAAAATATCCCCTGCATTCGGCACGACATTAAATCCTATAATTTCAACTGGCTGTGAAACGATAGCCTTGCTTATCTTTTTACCTCTGTCATCAAGCATTGAACGGACTCTCCCATGAGATTCCCCTGCTACAAACACATCTCCTATTTTAAGCGTTCCTTCCTGCACAAGCACATCAGCAACTGCTCCCATTTTCGGATCCAGTCTTGATTCCACAACAACCGCTTTTGGACGTTTGTTTGGATTAGCCTTCAATTCTTGAAGTTCCGCTGTAATTAATATTGTTTCAAGAAGCTCTTCCAGATTAATTTTCTGTTTTGCAGAAATTTCAACAAATTCAGTAGTTCCTCCCCATTCAGGTGACATCAGACCATATTCAGTCAATTCAGTTCTAACTTTCATAGGATCCGCACCTGGCTTGTCAATTTTGTTAATTGCAACAATTATTGGCACACCAGCCTCTTTAGCATGCGAAATTGCTTCCACAGTCTGAGGTTTTACCCCGTCATCAGCTGCTACAATCAGAATCGAAATATCAGTAATATTCGCACCTCTTGCCCTCATTTCAGTAAACGCCTCATGCCCTGGAGTATCAATAAATGTAATTCTCTGTCCTTTCCAGTTTACTTGGTAAGCCCCGATTTTTTGTGTAATTCCTCCAGCTTCGTCGCTCATTACGTTTGTATGTCTAAGCGCATCCAGCAATGAAGTTTTACCATGATCGACGTGTCCCATTATCGTAATAACTGGTGCTCTAGTTACAAGTTCATCGGCTGTGTCTTCCTGTTCAAGCTGATATTTTTCACCATAACTGATTTCCTCTATTACTTCCTTTTCTACGATTACTTCATATTCAAGTGCTACTTCCTCGGCTTCCTCGAATGATAAAATAGCGTTTGCAGTAAGCAGTTTTCCTTCCATAAAGAATTTTTTGATTATATCAGAAACATTGATTCCCAGTTTTTCGGCCAAGTCCTTAATAACAATTTCTTCTCCAATTGTTATCATTCCTATGCTCTCTCCTTCAATTCTGACAATTTCATCCTTGACAACTTTTTCCTGTTTCTTATTTTTCTTTTTCTTTTTGTCATCTTTTCTAAAGTCAGAACGAAGTTCTTTTTCCTGCTGTTCCCTATCTCTTCTGTTTTTCTCGTATTTTTTCTTATCGAATTTTCCTTTTCCCTTTCCACCTGCTTTTCCTTTTTCAGCCACTGTCGCTGCTGGAATTTCAGATGATGTTTCCTTTTTGGCATTAGAAAAGTTTCGACTGTCTTTTCTAAAGTCATCTCTGTCCTTATTAAATCCACCTCTATCAGAAAATCCTCTATTATCCTGTCTATCTCTAAAATTTCTTCCGCCACTTTGGTTATCTCTGTCTCGATTTTGAAAACCTCTGTTATCACGACTATCTCTTGCCTGATTGTTTCCATCTTTATTAAAGTTTCGATTATCTCTTCTAAAGTTATCTCTTCCTTCTTTTCTAAAGCCTTCTTTTCTGTCTTCCCTATTTCGATTATCTCTATTTTGAAAATTTCTTCCACCGTTTTCTCTGTTATCTTTACTATCTCGGCTATCTCTATTTTGAAAACTTTGCTTTTCCCTATTTAATTCATTCGCTTTATTATTTTGGCTACTCAAATTAACTTTCATCTCCATTTTCTTATTATTTTCTTTTTTATCAAATCTATTTGGTTTTTCAAATTTTTGATTTTTATTATTATCTAAATTTTTTGTATTATTCAGATTACTCTTATTAATATTACTGTTATCTGATTTTTTTTCTACATTTAGTTTAATATCTTTTTCCAATGGCTGTTTTGGTTTTTCATAATTTTTATTAATGTTTTTATGCTCACTAATTTTACTGTGTTCAGCATTATTGTTTTTTTGACTGTCTGAATGGCTACTTACCATTTTTACAATATTTTCTTTTGTACTTTCTGTTGTTTTATTTTCACTTTTATTCAGATTTTCTGTTTTACCGTTATTTTGATTATTTTGGACTCCCTTTTGAAGTTTTTTCCTTATAAGGCTTACTTCTTCATCACTTAGTACATTCATATGATGTTTTTTATCTATCCCAAATTTTCTGATTTCCTCCATAAACTTAGTTGCCGTAAAACCATTTTCCTTTGCTAATTCATGCACTTTCATCCATTCATCACCTCCACTTTGCTTAATATTCCTTTTATTACTTTTTTATTAAAAATACCTATAACATTCACATCTCTTGAAAAAAGCCTTATTAATTCTTCCTTCTTTTTAATGAATATAATTTCAAAATTAAAATTTTTCTTCAATTTTTCAAATTCATCAATATATTTTGCCTTTATATCCGCTGGAATAATCACAAGTTTTATCTTTTCACGCTTTATTCCCTCAAAAACTTCATCTATTCCAAAAACAAAATATTCAGAATTTTTCATTGGCTTTAAAATATTAATTATATTTTTTTTTTGTTTTTTTACCTCTTCCAGCATTTGCACAAGCTGTTCCATTTCAATATTATATTTCTTATGTTTTGAAAGCCTCTCAATACATTCATTCATTTTACAGACATAAAATCCTCTTGCCTGCATCTTCATTTCCTTATCAAAAACATATTTCCCGTCTTGTTCGGCTATCCTTAAAAAATCCGATTTTTCACCTTTTTTTCTACAACAAATGCACATTCTCTCAGGTTTGTTAATTTCTCTTTTTTCTTTTCCCAATGTATCCAAACTCTCTAATCATCTCCTTGTTTGATACTTTTTTAATACTTATCATTTATAATTTTTTTTGTAAAATTAAATTTTATTCTTCTTCATGAAGCCCAGCAAATGCACTTTCCTCAACTTCATAATCATCATTTGAATCAGAAGTTTCTCCAACATTTTCAATTTCATCTTCAAACGAATCGTTAAAAGCTGTATTTTCTTCATATTTTTCAATTTCAGCAGCTTCTGTATGAATATCAATTTTCACACCGCACAATCTTGCCGCAAGCCTCGAATTTTGCCCTTTCTTACCGATTGCAAGTGATAATTGATTTTCTGCTACAAGCACTCTTGCAACTTTCATATTTTCTTCACCTTCCTCGATGATTTCCACCGACAGAACTTCCGCAGGATTCAAGGCATTTTTTACAAATTCCGTTATATCCTCATTCCAGAGCACAACATCAATTTTTTCCCCGCAAAGTTCATCAATGATATTTTGGATTCTCATACCATTACGCCCAATGCACGCCCCTTTTACATCCAGATTTTTGTCATTTGAGTAAACAGCCACTTTAGAACGGCTTCCTGCTTCCCTTGCAATATTTCTGATTTCAATTATTTCCTCATAAATTTCAGGTACTTCCAGTTCAAGCAGTCCTCGAAGCAGTTCCTCAGATTTTCTTGAAACAAAAGTCTTTGTAAATTTTGTAGACTCTTCCACAGCACCGATATAAATTTTAATTCTATCCCCTTGTCTGAATATGTCTACTGGCGATAATTCCTTTGCCGGCACAATTGCTTCAAGTCCGTTTATATCCACATACAGATTCCCTTTTTCATCAGTCTTTCTAACATTTGCAGAAACAATTGAATTTTCAATTTCCTTAAATTTGTTAAAAATATTTCTTTTTTCACATTCCCTAACCTTTTGCACAACAATCTGCTTTGCATTCTGAATCGCATTTCTCTTAAAACTTTCTGCATTAATTTCCAAATCCAGAATATCTCCCAGCTTAGCACGTTTTTTCACAGAAATTGCATCTTCCAGGCTAATTTCCTCATCAGGATTTTCCACATTTTCCACAATCAGCCTTTGTGAATAAACCTTTACATCTCCGCTGTTTCTATTAATCGTTACCTTTACATTGTCCTTTTCACCATAATTTTTTTTATACGCCGCAAGCAATGCAGTTTCTATTGTTTCCAGCAATTCTTCCTTTAAAATTCCCTTTTCTTTTTCAAGTTCATCAAGTGCTTCCAAAAATATTTTTTGATCTCGCCCTTTCATCATTCCTCCTCACTATTTAATATGCCATTTGGCAATTCATATATTAAATTTGCCTTTTTTAATTTAGAAAGTGGTATTTCCACTATTTTTGCCAATTTATCGTCTAAAAGAAAAATTGTATTATCTTCAAATTTTTCCAATTTTCCTAAAAATCTCTTCGCCCCTTCAATATTACTTTTAGTTTGAACATTAATCCTCTCTCCCAAAAATCTCACAAAATCCTTAGGCTTTCTCAATCTACGCTCAATCCCTGGTGTCGAAACCTCCAGAAAAAACTTCTCCTGAATCATCTCATCCGCAATCCCATCAATCTCACGGCTAAAATCAATACAATCATCAAGTGTCGTAGTTCCATCCATTTTCTCCACATACACCCTCAAATAATTATATCCCCCATCCCTCACATATTCCAAATCTGCCAATTCCAGATTCATTTCCTTTAAATACGGTTCGATTTTCTTCTCAAACTCATCTAAAATCTGTTCCATAAAATTACACCTCATATCTAAAACTAAAGAGTGGGATAACCCACTCTCTACCTAAAATTATTTTCTATATGTATAATAGCACATTTTCGTTTTTTTTTCAACCCCCTAATTTTATTCTCAAACAA
It includes:
- a CDS encoding DUF448 domain-containing protein: MDTLGKEKREINKPERMCICCRKKGEKSDFLRIAEQDGKYVFDKEMKMQARGFYVCKMNECIERLSKHKKYNIEMEQLVQMLEEVKKQKKNIINILKPMKNSEYFVFGIDEVFEGIKREKIKLVIIPADIKAKYIDEFEKLKKNFNFEIIFIKKKEELIRLFSRDVNVIGIFNKKVIKGILSKVEVMNG
- the infB gene encoding translation initiation factor IF-2, whose product is MKVHELAKENGFTATKFMEEIRKFGIDKKHHMNVLSDEEVSLIRKKLQKGVQNNQNNGKTENLNKSENKTTESTKENIVKMVSSHSDSQKNNNAEHSKISEHKNINKNYEKPKQPLEKDIKLNVEKKSDNSNINKSNLNNTKNLDNNKNQKFEKPNRFDKKENNKKMEMKVNLSSQNNKANELNREKQSFQNRDSRDSKDNRENGGRNFQNRDNRNREDRKEGFRKEGRDNFRRDNRNFNKDGNNQARDSRDNRGFQNRDRDNQSGGRNFRDRQDNRGFSDRGGFNKDRDDFRKDSRNFSNAKKETSSEIPAATVAEKGKAGGKGKGKFDKKKYEKNRRDREQQEKELRSDFRKDDKKKKKNKKQEKVVKDEIVRIEGESIGMITIGEEIVIKDLAEKLGINVSDIIKKFFMEGKLLTANAILSFEEAEEVALEYEVIVEKEVIEEISYGEKYQLEQEDTADELVTRAPVITIMGHVDHGKTSLLDALRHTNVMSDEAGGITQKIGAYQVNWKGQRITFIDTPGHEAFTEMRARGANITDISILIVAADDGVKPQTVEAISHAKEAGVPIIVAINKIDKPGADPMKVRTELTEYGLMSPEWGGTTEFVEISAKQKINLEELLETILITAELQELKANPNKRPKAVVVESRLDPKMGAVADVLVQEGTLKIGDVFVAGESHGRVRSMLDDRGKKISKAIVSQPVEIIGFNVVPNAGDILYGVESDKQAKKIVEDFIRERKVNEQNKKKHISLESLSQELEEQELKELKCIIRADSRGSVEALRESLEKLNTEKVVINVIQGSAGAVTEGDVKLAEASNAIIIAFNVRPTTPARIIAEKTGVEIRNYNVIYHATEEIEKAMKGMLDPEYKEVYYGRIEVKQVFKVSNVGNVAGASVVDGKVTKDSKIRVIRDGIIIFNGELGSLKRFKDDVKEVVTGQECGIGIQDFNDIKAGDIIESYIMEEIPR
- the rbfA gene encoding 30S ribosome-binding factor RbfA, yielding MNDRRKRGLEKEISRIIGMTLLTDIKNDKIKNLVSIHKVELTKDGRYLDLTFSILDLKDNINKEKIAEDLNKLKGFFRKKIGSQLSIRFVPEVRIHLDDSVEYGVKIASILNEIKKENDNIE
- the recJ gene encoding single-stranded-DNA-specific exonuclease RecJ, translated to MKWELKSYNEDYLTSKSSEFGESRLISRLLLNREINTKEKVSKFLNSDKGDIHNPFLFENMEKVVERIKKAGRNKEKIVIYGDYDVDGISGVAYLVIMLRKLGLNVDYYIPNRVHEGIGINKNLLNFLKKRDAKLFITVDISINNREEILMLKNSGIDIIITDHHRQIGVLEDKEQEKELGILTINPKTSETYPNKSLSGSGVAFKLADAVYERYGVNKKILYDYMDIIMIGTVADVVPMTDENRFIIKKGLNNLKKTKIKGLKYIINYLKINPRNITTSDIGFFIAPIFNALGRIDNSKIVVNFFIQEDDFKLFSIIEEMKRANKIRRYLENEIYNELEEKIQRLERPKYIFMKSRKWHSGVIGVVCSRISIKYNIPVILISIKNGYGKASCRSIEGINIFDILKSVSDKLERFGGHDLAAGFLISEKYLGEIEKHLRQRLAKKNRENVQKTLHVDAWLNIEHLNKRKLHEINRLSPFGLDNQEPNFMDSDINFLNLTRFGINNRHFKGFVRKNNRIISVIGYNLGHKLKTNNFYKKKFKMVYTPIFKSVHSDLFIELKIKDFK
- the nusA gene encoding transcription termination factor NusA; protein product: MKGRDQKIFLEALDELEKEKGILKEELLETIETALLAAYKKNYGEKDNVKVTINRNSGDVKVYSQRLIVENVENPDEEISLEDAISVKKRAKLGDILDLEINAESFKRNAIQNAKQIVVQKVRECEKRNIFNKFKEIENSIVSANVRKTDEKGNLYVDINGLEAIVPAKELSPVDIFRQGDRIKIYIGAVEESTKFTKTFVSRKSEELLRGLLELEVPEIYEEIIEIRNIAREAGSRSKVAVYSNDKNLDVKGACIGRNGMRIQNIIDELCGEKIDVVLWNEDITEFVKNALNPAEVLSVEIIEEGEENMKVARVLVAENQLSLAIGKKGQNSRLAARLCGVKIDIHTEAAEIEKYEENTAFNDSFEDEIENVGETSDSNDDYEVEESAFAGLHEEE
- the tig gene encoding trigger factor, with protein sequence MAVKKLNESTYEVSAVREGEELKHLKEHVLVHFKDAKVDGFRPGHVPAKVIEKKFKKDIEGEILNHIISDEYRKAIAENELKPIADIKLEKYELNDDKVEVVFTIPVLPSFELGQYKGVEVEKEKVEITDEKVNEEIEKLRENAAKLKEVAENEEAKNDDVVNINFEGFIDGKAFDGGKAEGYDLTLGSHSFIDTFEDQIAGHKKGDEFDVNVTFPAEYHAESLKGKPALFKVKVNSIKRKEEAELNDDLAKELGFDSVEDMTAKTRENITKREEARAENEFKNKVVDAVVSATEVEVPEALVQREIDYQINRFAQQLQMQGINLNQYFQMTGQTMEAMRESSKENAEKAVKTELVLAEIAKAESIKATDEEVSKEIETLAAMYGLEKDALIADVRKNGNYERFIDETNYRLVNQKTIDLLVNEAKVK
- the rimP gene encoding ribosome maturation factor RimP gives rise to the protein MEQILDEFEKKIEPYLKEMNLELADLEYVRDGGYNYLRVYVEKMDGTTTLDDCIDFSREIDGIADEMIQEKFFLEVSTPGIERRLRKPKDFVRFLGERINVQTKSNIEGAKRFLGKLEKFEDNTIFLLDDKLAKIVEIPLSKLKKANLIYELPNGILNSEEE